A region of the Streptomyces durocortorensis genome:
GTCACGATGCTGGGCGGCGCGATCGTCGCGATCACCCAGACCGACATCAAGCGGCTGCTGGCCTACTCCTCGATCGCGCACGCGGGATTCATCCTCGCGGGTGTCATCGCGGCCAGCCCGGAGGGCATCTCCTCGGTCCTCTTCTATCTCGCGGCCTACTCCTTCGTGACGGTGGGCGCGTTCGCCGTGGTCACGCTGGTCCGGGACGCGGGCGGAGAGGCCACGCACCTGTCGAAGTGGGCCGGGCTCGGCCGCCGCTCGCCGCTGGTCGCGGCGGTCTTCGCGGTGTTCCTCCTGGCCTTCGCCGGGATTCCGCTGACCTCCGGGTTCTCGGGGAAGTTCGCGGTGTTCAAGGCGGCCGCCGAGGGTGGTGCGGGCGGACTGGTCGTCGTCGGTGTGCTCTCGTCGGCGGTCGCGGCGTTCTTCTACATCCGCGTGATCGTCCTGATGTTCTTCAGCGAGCCGAAGGCGGACGGCCCCACGGTCGCCGTCCCGTCGCCGCTGACCATGACGACGATCGCGGTCGGTGTCGCCGTCACCCTGGTGCTGGGCCTGGCCCCGCAGTATTTCCTGGACCTGGCGAGCCAGGCGGGGGTCTTCGTGCGGTAGCCCGCGCACGGCATGCGCAGCAGGTACGACGACAACGCCGGACGGTCCGTTTTCCACAGACCGTCCGGCGTTGTCGTAGGAGCCGCCTATCGTGGACGGGGACGAGAGCAGGACGGGCGGGGCCGGATGTGCGGCTCCCCGGGGGGACAGAGCATTGGGCGTGAGCATGGATGTGACCGGGACGGTGACCGAGACCCCTGCGGGCGACGAGAGCGAGGCACTGCGGACACTGCACCGCGTCTTCGGGTACGAGTCGTTCCGCGGCGAGCAGGGTGCGGTCATCGAGCATGTGGTGGCGGGCGGCGACGCCGTCGTGCTCATGCCGACCGGTGGCGGAAAGTCGCTCTGCTACCAGATCCCGTCCCTGGTCCGCCGCGGCACGGGCGTCGTGGTCTCCCCGCTGATCGCGCTCATGCAGGACCAGGTCGACGCCCTGAGGGCGCTCGGCGTCCGGGCCGGGTTCATGAACTCCACGCAGGACTTCGACGAGCGCCGCTCGATGGAGGCCCAGTTCCTCGCGGGCGAGCTGGACGTGCTCTACCTGGCGCCCGAGCGGCTGCGTCTGGACGCCACCCTCTCCCTGCTGGCCCGGGGCGAGATCTCCGTCTTCGCGATCGACGAGGCGCACTGCGTCGCCCAGTGGGGTCACGACTTCCGCCCCGACTACCTGGCCCTGTCCGTGCTCGGCGAGCGCTGGCCGGACGTTCCGCGCATCGCCCTGACGGCGACCGCGACCAACGCCACGCACGAGGAGATCACCCGCCGCCTCGGCATGCCGGACGCGAAGCACTTCGTCGCCAGCTTCGACCGGCCCAACATCCAGTACCGGATCGTGCCGAAGTCCGACCCGAAGAAGCAGCTGCTCACCTTCCTCAAGGAGGAGCACACCGGGGACGCGGGCATCGTCTACTGTCTCTCGCGCAACTCCACCGAGAAGATCGCGGAGTATCTCTGCCGCAACGGCATCCAGGCCGTGCCGTATCACGCGGGCCTGGACGCCGGGACGCGCGCGACCCACCAGGCGCGGTTCCTCCGGGAGGAGGGCCTCGTCGTCGTCGCGACGATCGCCTTCGGCATGGGGATCGACAAGCCGGACGTCCGCTTCGTCGCCCACCTCGACCTCCCCAAGTCCGTCGAGGGCTATTACCAGGAGACCGGCCGCGCGGGCCGCGACGGGGAGCCGTCGACGGCCTGGATGGCGTACGGACTCCAGGACGTCGTCCAGCAGCGCAAGCTGATCCAGGGCGGTGAGGGCGACGAGGCGTTCCGCCGCCGGGCGTCCTCGCACCTGGACTCGATGCTGGCCCTGTGCGAGACGGTCCAGTGCCGCCGGGCCCAGCTGCTCACCTACTTCGGCCAGGAGCCCACGGCCGCCGCCTGCGGCAACTGCGACACCTGCCTCACCCCGCCGGAGACCTGGGACGGCACGGTCGTCTCCCAGAAGCTGCTCTCCACGGTGGTCCGGCTGAAGCGCGAACGGAACCAGAAGTTCGGCGCGGGCCAGATCATCGACATCCTGCTGGGCCGCAAGACCGCCAAGGTCATCCAGTTCGACCACGACCAGCTCTCCGTCTTCGGCATCGGCGAGGAGCTGGCCGAGGCGGAGTGGCGCGGTGTGGTCCGCCAGCTGCTGGCACAGGGGCTGCTCGCGGTCGAGGGGGAGTACGGCACGCTGGTCCTCACCGAGGACAGCGCGAGCGTCCTGGGCCGGGAGCGGGAAGTGCTGCTCCGCAAGGAGCCGAAGAAGCCGACGTCCCGTTCGTCGTCCTCGGCCGGTGGGGCCAAGGGCTCCAAGGGCAAGGCGGCCGCCGCCGACCTCCCGCCGTCCGCCGTCCCGGTCTTCGAGGCGCTGCGCGCCTGGCGCGGGGCGACGGCGAAGGAGCAGGGCGTCCCGGCGTACGTGATCTTCCACGACGCGACGCTGCGGGAGATCGCGACCGTCCACCCCACGACGATCGGGGAGCTGGGGGGCATCAGCGGCCTGGGAGAGAAGAAGCTCGCGACGTACGGGGAGGGAGTGCTGGAGGTCCTGGCGGAGACGTCTCCGGGGCCGGTCGCGGAGGCTACGGCAGCCGCCGACGCTCCCGCAGCCCGTCTGTCGGCGACCCCTGCTCCCGCACCACGACCGGCGACGCCCCCCGCTCCCGCAGCCCGCCCGGCGGCGACCCCGGCGACCCCGGTCCGCGCGACGGCGCCCGCGGCCCCGCAGTACAGCGACCCCGAGTTCGGCTGGGACGAGGAACCGCCCGAGTACGAGTGAGTCGCGCACCGGGCGGCGGGGGTGGCAGGGTGGTGGGGCCTACTCCGGGTTCGCCGACCGGCGGCGGGCCGTGATGGCGGTCAGGTCAAGGTCCACGGGGAACGGCACCGACACCTTCATCCGGTCGTGGAAGATCCCCGTCGAGGTGTACGCACCGGTGGCGGGCTCCCGCTCGAAGACGTACACCACGGCACGCCCGTCGTGGTTCTCCACCCGCCAGTAGTGGGGGATCGTCGCGCGGGCGTACTTCAGGGGTTTGGTCTCCCGGTCGCGGGACCGGGACTCCGGGGAGACGACCTCGATGGCCAGTCGGACCGCCTCGGCGGGGAACCGGGTCTGGTTCGGGTCCTCGATGACATCGCCGTCGATGACGATCACGTCGGGCTCGGGCCGGTTGTACCGGTCGATGTCGACGGTGAACTCGCGCACCACTTCCAGCTCGGGCGGGGCCACGCGACTCAGCTGCCAGGTGAAGAAGTCGACCGCCCGTGAACGAAACAAGGTCTGCGGACTCACGAAGACGAGGCTCCCGTCGATCAGCTCCGTATGCGGAGGGAGATTCGGGAGTGTGTCCAGGTCATCGGCGGTCCAGCCGCCCTCGGGCGGGACCGCCCACCGCGGCTCGGAGGCCTCGGGCTCGATGCTCATCATTGCTCCCATGGGGAGGAGTCTCGCGGGCCTGACCAGGGTATCCGGCGGGAACTGGATACCGATGCCCCGAACGTGCGAACGGGCCTCGCGCGGGTGACGGGCTGGTCAGGGGCGGGGCCCCGGCGGCCTCAGCCCTGAGCGGGGCCCAGCCGACGGGTGTTGCCGCGGCCGCAGGCCAGGCACACCAGCCAGTCCAGCCGTTCGCCGTCCCGTTCGAACGGTTCGCCCACCACGTTGGCCTCCTCCTCGCCGCAGAACATGCAGTCCGCCCAGCCGTCCCGGAGCCGCCGCATGGTCCGCAGCGGTCCGCCGTCGGCGCTCCGCACCCCCACCCAGGGACAGGCGGCGCACTCCCACCACAGCTCGTACCGGCGGCGACGGTTCGCGGGCCGGGCGTGCGCCGGGCGGTTGCCGCAGGCCGGGCAGGCCAGGCGGGCAGAGTCGGTCGGTGTGGGGTCGGGCATGGTCCCCTCAGTCCCCACCCCCGCCCCCGCCACACCCACCGCCACCCCCGCCGTCGCTCCAGCCCCCGCCGTCACCGCTTCCGCTGTTGGAGCGGTCCTGCTTGACGTTGCGGTAGACCGCCAGGGCGGTCCACTGGGCGCGGAGCAGGAGCTTCATCGCGGGCCGGCTTCCGCGGCCCTGGGCGCTCAGGGTGGTGGCGAGGCCGGTCGCGGCGGCCAGGGCTGCCAGGATGCGGCTGCGCTGGTCGGGGAAGCCGTGGGCCTCGGCGTGCTGGAAGCGCCGGAGGGCCGCCGCGCACAGGTCCGGGTGGACCGGGAAATGGCGCTGGTAGGGGAACAGGCCGAGGAAGCGGCGGGTCTCCCGGCTCAGGAGGCCGCGCTGGACCAGGGCGTCCAGGTGGTTCTCCTCCGCGTACTGCGCGTGCTGCCGTACCCACCTCTTGGCGTTGGTCCCGGAGCGGAAGCGGCTCTTGCTCGGCGGGTCCAGCGTGCGCAGCAGGGAGGCGAGCAGCGGGTCGGCCGGGTCCAGGGGTTGACCACCTGGACCCGGCCGCGCTCCTCGCGTATCCGCCCCTGGAGCTCCAGCTCGGCCAGGACCGCGCCGGCCGTGGCGTAACGGAGGTAGTCGCGGGCACAGTGCGGCTTGCCGCGCTGGGGGTCCAGCGCGAGCAGCAGCATCTCCTCGGGCAGTGTCAGGGCGGGTGAGGATGCGGGTGAGCTCATGGTGCGGTGACGATCCTTCCGGTCACGTCGCCGAGGCCCACGCGGGTGCCGTGCGGGCCGGGGGCCCAGGCGGTCAGGGTGACCGTGTCGCCGTCCTCCAGGAACGTCCGCTTGCCCTCGGGGAGTTCCAGGGCGTCGCGGCCGTTCCAGGTGAGCTCCAGCAGCGAGCCGCGCTGGGTGGGCTCGGGACCGCTGACCGTGCCGGAGCCGTACAGGTCGCCGGTGCGCAGCGACGCGCCGTTGACCGTCATATGGGCGAGCTGCTGGGCGGCCGTCCAGTACATCGAGGCGAACGGCGGCTCGGCGACGACCTGGCCGTTGATCTCCACGGAGATCCGGATGTCGAAGCCGCCCGGCTCCTCGTCCGCGGAGTCGTCGAGGTAGGGGAGGAGGGGGAAGTCCCGGGCCGGGGGCGCGGTGCGGGCCGCGTCCAGGGCCTCCAGCGGGGTGACCCAGGCGGAGACGGAGGTGGCGAAGGACTTGCCGAGGAACGGGCCGAGCGGCACGTACTCCCAGGCCTGGAGGTCGCGCGCGGACCAGTCGTTGAGGAGGAAGAGCCCGAAGACGTGCTCGCGGAAGTCGGCGAGCGGGACGGGAGTGCCGTGGGCGGAGGGGACGCCGACGACGAAGCCGACCTCGGCCTCGATGTCCAGCTTCACCGAGGGCCCGAAGACGGGTGCCGGGTCGGTGGGGGCCTTGCGCTGGCCGCTGGGGCGCGCCACGTCCGTGCCGGAGACCACGACGGTGCCGGAGCGGCCGTG
Encoded here:
- the recQ gene encoding DNA helicase RecQ, whose protein sequence is MDVTGTVTETPAGDESEALRTLHRVFGYESFRGEQGAVIEHVVAGGDAVVLMPTGGGKSLCYQIPSLVRRGTGVVVSPLIALMQDQVDALRALGVRAGFMNSTQDFDERRSMEAQFLAGELDVLYLAPERLRLDATLSLLARGEISVFAIDEAHCVAQWGHDFRPDYLALSVLGERWPDVPRIALTATATNATHEEITRRLGMPDAKHFVASFDRPNIQYRIVPKSDPKKQLLTFLKEEHTGDAGIVYCLSRNSTEKIAEYLCRNGIQAVPYHAGLDAGTRATHQARFLREEGLVVVATIAFGMGIDKPDVRFVAHLDLPKSVEGYYQETGRAGRDGEPSTAWMAYGLQDVVQQRKLIQGGEGDEAFRRRASSHLDSMLALCETVQCRRAQLLTYFGQEPTAAACGNCDTCLTPPETWDGTVVSQKLLSTVVRLKRERNQKFGAGQIIDILLGRKTAKVIQFDHDQLSVFGIGEELAEAEWRGVVRQLLAQGLLAVEGEYGTLVLTEDSASVLGREREVLLRKEPKKPTSRSSSSAGGAKGSKGKAAAADLPPSAVPVFEALRAWRGATAKEQGVPAYVIFHDATLREIATVHPTTIGELGGISGLGEKKLATYGEGVLEVLAETSPGPVAEATAAADAPAARLSATPAPAPRPATPPAPAARPAATPATPVRATAPAAPQYSDPEFGWDEEPPEYE
- a CDS encoding Uma2 family endonuclease, giving the protein MSIEPEASEPRWAVPPEGGWTADDLDTLPNLPPHTELIDGSLVFVSPQTLFRSRAVDFFTWQLSRVAPPELEVVREFTVDIDRYNRPEPDVIVIDGDVIEDPNQTRFPAEAVRLAIEVVSPESRSRDRETKPLKYARATIPHYWRVENHDGRAVVYVFEREPATGAYTSTGIFHDRMKVSVPFPVDLDLTAITARRRSANPE
- the fahA gene encoding fumarylacetoacetase, whose amino-acid sequence is MPEQSSPLDLAEGDPFGPHNLPYGVFSTPGHPEDRRVGVRIGNHVLDAGAAAHALGSPYAGLLAQPSLTPLLAAGRTAWRDVRRALTAWLTVPAHRADIEPLLHPVDTVTLHLPYEVADYVDFYASEHHATNVGKIFRPDGDALTPNWKHLPIGYHGRSGTVVVSGTDVARPSGQRKAPTDPAPVFGPSVKLDIEAEVGFVVGVPSAHGTPVPLADFREHVFGLFLLNDWSARDLQAWEYVPLGPFLGKSFATSVSAWVTPLEALDAARTAPPARDFPLLPYLDDSADEEPGGFDIRISVEINGQVVAEPPFASMYWTAAQQLAHMTVNGASLRTGDLYGSGTVSGPEPTQRGSLLELTWNGRDALELPEGKRTFLEDGDTVTLTAWAPGPHGTRVGLGDVTGRIVTAP